TTCTTCATTAACCCCATTTTAGTGGTGAGGACACAGACTCAGAAAGGCAAAATGATTTATCCATGGTCAGTCAGTCACATGGTGagaggtatgatttgaactcaggttttcttgactccagacctactACCATACTTCAACTGCTTGTCAGGTACCTTCTAGCTTCAAAACTCTGAATACTGACTCTACTAATGAATCTGTGTTTAAGCTGACTGAATTCCAAgcctaagaaagaaagaatccttGCCCTAAGGGAGCTCGTCCTCTGGCTGGGGAGAGAAGATTCTCAGAATGTCTGGCTTGGCGGCAATCTCAGGAGCCAGCTGGGCCATCCCATTCCCAAGCGAGCCCTCCCTCTACGCTCTGACTTACCAAGGCGTCATAAGCCATTGCTGAAGACCCCAGTGACTTTGGGGCAGCTCTACCCCTTGAACTCAAGCTAAAACTGGCTTGGGGCTCTGCTCCTGCCTCCAACAAAAAGCCATTCAGATCCCAGAAGGTAGCTGTGTGTTACTGTAAGCCTAAACACTCCCTATTTCTtttacagatttgaactcaagaccatTTGCCAGTCCAGAGACCCTCTTCTGAGCAATCTCTGGCACATCCACGATCCTCCTCAAACGTGGCTCCCAACCCCAAAGCAAACAGTGTGACTATTCCAGGAGGTGGTTTCACAGGGGCAAAGTACCAGGGCCCCAGGAGCTCCCTACTCCTAGACACCATGTCGCTCCTAAAGTAGTCCAAGACTGAATTAACTTTGTTGGCTGCCACATCCTCCTGATGACTCAGATCCATCTTAAGCGTCCACCAAAATCTCCAGATTGTTTTCAGATCAGCTGCAGTGTAGCCGTGCCCCTCCTCCCAACTTTATACAATCAAAAGGGCACTTGTGGAAGCCAAGTCTAAGGCTTATTGTTATCTCTCTGATATGTCATCATCTTGTGTAACTCGGTTCAGTGTCCTGGCCTGCCGGGATCTCTTTGTCACATGATGGTGTCATCCCGGGTGCTCTGCTGCCCCTCCCAGCGCTGGGTCACCCAGAGATTTGATGAGCATGCCACCCATGCTTTTAGCTAAGGAACTGATGAAACTGTTGAACCACACTGAGCTAAGAACAGATGAGAAACTCCACTCGAAACTGCCTCGTAGATAGACTTCAAACTTCCTTTAGTCGCTCGGCCAGTTCTAAATCCACCTAACTGTTCTATCATCTGGCCCACACCTCTCCATCCTTTCCAAGAGAAAAGCCTCCCTAAGTCAAATCGCTCTCATGCCCCGATCTACCAGTATGGTTACCAGTCAAACAAGGAATAAAGTTACTCTGGCATCCTACCACCCGCCGGCTGCCACTTTCCTTGCACTCACCATTGCTCCGGCAGTGCCCATCAGAACCTCCAAAGAGCGTGGGAAGAGCAGGACTGACCATTTCCCTAGGGCTCTGCTTCCAATTTCTGTGACTAGGTCACAGGCTGCCCTCTCTGGTTCATGCTCTTTGCATTCCTCATACCCAGCCATGGCAGACCTAAGCTCACAGGGTCCCGAACCATCTCTATGTCTTCTATTGTGCCAGACGAAGTCAATTATAGCCCCATCTCCCacccccttctcctcctcagtTCTGTACTCTGACCAAACTAGCCCACATGCTTTTTACTCTATGGGACATTCTACTTTCAGCTTCCACACCATTTTGAGATGTCCCCaatgcctggaatgttttcccttctcacctccacctcttgAAACTCCCTCAGTCCCTTTAAGCCCCTGAGCTCAAGGGCTACTTCCTTCAAGAAAGCTTTCCTGGagcagctagctggcacagtggatagagtgccaagcctggagttggaaggtcccgggttcaaatctggcctcagacacttctagctgtgtgaccctgggcaagtcacttagcccccattgcccagtccttaccactcttctgtctcagaactaataagacagaaggtaaatgtttaaaaaacattttctttccttgagTGAGAAAGAGTATGCCCTCACCCTATCAATGTGTAtttgtttatgtgtatgtgtgtgaatatagCTAAAGATCCAAACAGCCTTCATTTTCTTATGTGGCAATAAGTTGCATCCCTTtggtaaaatgtaagcttcttgaaggcaaagactttcatttaaaattttttattttcctggaacacaatagtacttaataaatacttttttgatTGACTGATAAAAACCATTCCGGTTGTCTGTGATCACAAATTTCTAGATGtgcctttaaaattttgttctagAACTTTTCTAGAAACCAAAGGCAATCAGGAAGTCTGGCTTTTGGCCTACAGCCTGCACACTCTATTCCTTCCCTGTTTtcaaagtagaaataatatttgTCCTTCTTCAATCCTGGGGTGCCTCTCCTCTTTTCTACAATATAAAGTAATGTGTATGTACACAACACACATCAAAGTGCTGTCAGAACAGGCTGGGATATTGGGGGACAATTCCACGGAGGAGATAGGACTCGAGCTCAACAGTGAAGGTGAGGTGGGGTTTGGAAGAACAGACCAGGTGGAGCCTAAGGGAAGATGGGAAAGGGGATGGGGGTCAGTAACCAGGGTGAACCTGGTGATTAAGGAGGAGAACGAGAACAGCACGGCTAGGGTACTACAGCACGAGTGGTGGGCAACAGCACTGATAAATTTGGGGCTGAAAGAGAGGCTCACTAGTTAGAATAGGAGAATAGATTGAATCCTGAGATGTCATAGGGGCAGAGGGtgaaaagagaactggatttggagtcaaaagacctcagttcaaatctgaagATAGCTCTTTCCTGGGtgtttgaccttgggcagatcactAAGTTTGGCTTCAGCTCCTCTGACTGTGCAAGCTGAGAGTCTGAGTCCTGGGGAGTGGTGTTCCAGGTAGTGGAGCTCTACCCTGGCCCTGCTCAGTGACTTGGGGACTTCTTCCTGCCCCCCTAGATGCAAGAGATGCAGGAAGCCCAAAGGGAATGGAAGGCTGCTGGGGTTCTGATCCCACCAGGTAGGTAGGCACTCACCTGGTCCGAAGGGCCTGCCAAGCAGCATCAATGTCAGCATAGAGATTCTTCTCAGAGGGTTTCCCTGAGCTCACCCCATAGCCTGAGTAGTCATAAGAGAAGATGTTGCAGTTGATGCGGGTGCCCAGGCCAATGTAGAAGCTGCTCATCTGGCCCAGGTCCACTGCATTGCCATGAGAGAACAGAACGGTGAACCTGGCAGGGATGAGAAGAAGGGGAGGCAAGTCTTGTTCACTGTAGGCTGGCCCTGTGGCCTGCCTAACTTCAATGCCTCCAAGGAAAAGAAATCTTCAGCTTCTCTGACTGCTGCTCTTCTCACTAGCACTTCTGGCTCTTAGGGATCCCAAAGAGAAGTGGGCAATTTAGAAGGGGAGGAAGTGGAAGAGGGGAACGTCCCTAACCAAGCCCCCGAGAAGCAGGGTCCTCCTCCCTGCCATCCATGCCTGCTGATTATCAGTATAATAAACAATAACTCACATGTGGAGGCCCCTTCAAGGTTTACTAATCTCACTTTCCTGGGGGACAATACAAGCATCTCAAAAGCCTATAAAGGCTTTTGTCCaaactcccatagctaggaagtggcagagcTAAGTCTGCCAACCCCAGGGCCCACCAGTTACTTGGACATGGATTCTTCTGCATCTAATTTTTCTATACATCTATGGCTGAGCCACAGTCTACACTAGCCCAAATTCGTCAGTGCACTGCCCTCTCTCACTTGTCATCAGAAGCATCTATTACTCCAGGCTTCCTGCCACCTCCCCTTTTTCCATATTGCCAATTCAGTTCCACCAACTCTGATTCAGCATCAACTAtacaaaagggaaggaagaagcccAGAAAGTCTGTGATACCCCAGAAGGTGCCAGTGCCCTATTTGGGACCCAGTGTTCTTCCCTATGTCTTGTTTCTTCTGTTCTTAATCAGCCTGAACTTTTTCCTCTGGTTCTTGGGGCTGAAGCCAACTGGCTAGGCCTAGGCCTGGGGGCAGCTCCTAAGGGACAAAGGGCCAAAAGGACTCCAGAATCACTGTGGCCTGTTCCCAGAGCCTCTCAGAGGAGGCAAAGACATCATCCCAGAGTTAGGGGTTCCTGCTGGAGGCTGTTCTGGAAGGAATTATGTTTGGCACCAACAGAACTACCTGGTAAGTGCTCCAAATCCCAATCCTCCCCACCCTGGCAAGGcaaaagagcactagatttgaagTGAGGAGAGACTTAGCTCCAGACTTGGCTTGGCTACTGACCCTGGGGAAGTTGGCTCatctctttaagcctcagtttactccactattaaaatgggaataatatctgCATTACTATTAGTTATGTGGCTTCACAAGGTTATTGTGCAGTTCCAATgagataaaagatttttttaaagcaatgcaTAAATGTGTCTTATTCTCTCTCAGACTCCAACCTCTCCAAGTTTCAgcccatttttataataatttttattatagccatttttataataatctttctaAGGTACCATTCTGACCATATGTTACTCCTTTGCTCAAGAACTTTAAGGGGCTCTCTGTGcctgcaaaaaacaaaacaaaaccctaaaacTCTTTGCTAGAATCTAAGGGCCTCCACCATGCGGGTCCAATCTGCTTTCCCGACTGAtttcagtttctctctctttactcaGTCAATGTTCTCACCAAACAAGCTGTTCCCTACCAGCTGTTCCCTGACCACATCCTTCCTTTTCCCACCTCCATTCATTCCCAAAGGCCTCAATGCCTAGAACACCATCTCCCCTTACTATTATTGCCTGGTAAAAACTTCTTTGTTCTTTGAAGGCTCAATTTAGATGCTGTGCCCTCTACAAAATGGCAAAAGCGATCTTTCTCCTCTAATTTCCTTAGAATCATTTGGTTTGCTCTTCCTCCATTATAGTCTCCCTTATAAGGACGAGATTGGCCCTGTGATGTCAATAGTATAGCCATCTCTGCACTTTAGACTCTCAGAatttcctggagctctgaggttAATCAAGTGACTGGACCAAGGTCATCCAGCCAGAATACACCAGAGGTATCCAGGACCTGAAGCCAGCTCTTCCCCCTGCTCTACATAGCTTCTCCTAGACAAGGATTATACCTACATTTTTTCACCCcaatagactgtaagctccttaatGTCATCAAGAACAATCATCATTCTTCCTCCCCTGTAGCTCAGGGCCAAGCACAGTTTCATATGTAAAAAGCACTAAACAAAATGTCTTCAATGTGTTGAATGTGGAAGACTCTGGCAGAATAGAAAGTACTTAAAAAATGGCTGGACTCACCAAGAACTTCTCAGCCTTGAAACGTAGCCTCAGCTCACTTAATGTTAGGAGGAGACCCACTTGATGGCCTGACCCCATCCCCCTTTCATTTGAGTAGGAGAaagtaagtgatttacccaggaccAAGTCCCAAGCCTCCTGGTTCCCTGCCTGGGCTCCAAGGCAGCTTTGTAGTCCACACACACTATGCAAACAAACCACAGGCCCCTGGGAATCTCTCTCCTCCTAGAAAGCATCCATAGAGCAGATTCTCCCAAATCTGGCCATATCCATCAGATATGGGGCAACCATGGCTGAAGGGGGcacagggaagagagaagatggaCAGTAGTGCCAGAGAAAGGTCACCAGAGTCCCaatacagaagaaaaccaatGCCTTGGATAAATGACACACACCTTTTATTAATAGAAACACTGACTAATGCCATGCTCAATTGGTGCCCTCATCACAGTGCCAGGCCAGATGCCACTTTTTAAGTCTTGCTCACTCTTCACAAGCTTTTGACCAGCAAGACCTTTCTGAGAATCCTCATCTTGGTTCTGACATAATCAGTAGCTACAGGATATGGGTCTCAGcatcttcatctgtagaatgagataAACCTGTCTATGCTTCCtatacttctcagggttgttgtaaggaaaacACTTTAGAGAAATTGGCTTACTTTACGACAATTTTCAAACtgaatgctttaaaaaacaaatacacaggagggcagctggatagctcagtggattgagagccaggcctagagatgggtttaaaaatctggcctcaaacacttcctagctgtgtgaccctgggcaagtcacttaactcccactgcctaccTAAAGCAGCAGAAGCCAGCCCCAAACCCAAAATGCCAGAAGAAAAAGGCCCCAGAACCAATCTTGCCACAGAGAAGCTGCCAGACTTCCTAGAGGAAACTTACCTGGCTCCTGGGACACATCTGACGTACATACAGGAAATACGGTTCCCCCGACTGCTCTTGGTAAAGAAGACCTCAGTCGTGTCTAGATCACGCTGTGTGTACTGGAAGTCAGCTCGCTCTGTCAGGTACAATTTCCAACGGCCCAGTGCCCCCCCAGTGCCCCGCCCTGGGGTAGAGACCGTTCCACTGGAGCTCGGGTCAGGCTCAGCCATAAGGGAATAAGTAGGCtctggaggcaggaaggccaATTTGGCTGCAATTCGGCCAGGACAGGGTGGACAGCAGAAGAGGCAGCAGAGTTCGCTGATAGATAGGCCGTTCATGGCGGAGAGGGAGTCACACTTATGTGAGGGAGGCCCCCCAGATCCAAGGCTGTGGTGCCCAAAGCTTTGGGGATACAATGTCTTCAAAGCAAAATGcgctttttagtttttgttttccaAAACACAAGTGGGAAAGACTGCCACTGTGCTTCCCCAGCCTCCACCCTGTACAAAGTACCTGTTAGGAGAGCTGGCCAGGGAACCATTGTGGTCCGAGCCCAGTCATAAGGGGCACCCGGGCCGTTCTCCTCCAAGCTCCAGCTAAGGAAGGCCTGTAgggtaaaggaagaagagaagaggccaTTAGAACAATGCCTGAAAAGACCCACTAGGCCCGAGGCTGCTTAAAAGCCCCAACCCAGGCAAAATCAAGAGTTCTTTGGGTGGCGGGGCTTTTAAGGAATCCTCAGGCATTTCACCATCTTTATAGGAGACATGGGGGAAATAAAGCAAGAAGGTGTGGCTTGtcgaacaaagaaaggaaaaaaacaaatacctGGATGGCTTTGACTGGTGAAGAGCATAAGAACATAGGATTTGGATTTAGTAGGGGCCACATGACAGTCGGGGAAGCAACTGCTAGAGATCACAAAGGTATGGCTGAGCTGGGATTCAAAGACAGGCGCCCTTTAACTCCATATCCACTAGTGAGGGTACCCTGTCCCTGAGCAGCACTAGGCAGCAGTATGAGCATTCCTGCAAGGGTAGCTCCAAGGCCAAGGAACTCCTTACACCCTTCTGCCTCAGAAAGTGTCTGTCTCAAGAGCCTTCCAAGTGCTTACAAAACAATGAGCACAAAGATGGGCAGGTTCCCACAGAAGAATGAAGAGTGTCAGGAAGgagagctaggtagcacaatggatggagcaccaggcctgcaATCAGAAGGACCTCAAATCCAAatctaatctggcctcaaacacttcctatatgtgaaaccctgggcaaatcacttaagcccattTCCCTGGCCCTTCCCCTTCGGTCTTATACTAAGACAAGGTCAGAGTTTAAAGAAAAGCGTCAGGGGGGGCCAGTAGACATATCTATTACATATGCCCCCAAACACACTGTGCCCCCTCAGACATCTG
This sequence is a window from Monodelphis domestica isolate mMonDom1 chromosome 3, mMonDom1.pri, whole genome shotgun sequence. Protein-coding genes within it:
- the ABHD17A gene encoding alpha/beta hydrolase domain-containing protein 17A, producing MNGLSISELCCLFCCPPCPGRIAAKLAFLPPEPTYSLMAEPDPSSSGTVSTPGRGTGGALGRWKLYLTERADFQYTQRDLDTTEVFFTKSSRGNRISCMYVRCVPGARFTVLFSHGNAVDLGQMSSFYIGLGTRINCNIFSYDYSGYGVSSGKPSEKNLYADIDAAWQALRTRYGISPENIILYGQSIGTVPTVDLASRYECAAVVLHSPLTSGMRVAFPDTKKTYCFDAFPNIEKVSKITSPVLIIHGTEDEVIDFSHGLALYERCPKAVEPLWVEGAGHNDIELYSQYLDRLRKFITQELTNQRN